One Deefgea tanakiae genomic region harbors:
- a CDS encoding DUF4390 domain-containing protein — protein sequence MMVFITHFFQKRNWQHLVATLLLLCTFYVHAGSIKTLKSDVEFSSNRIELSARYTVVLSPEIETALKNGLSLPFTYDFKLTRPLIYSWYRSMADGFTPNASITYRLSYQPLTRQYRLNTNGLSRNFNTAEEALLALAILKNWSVLDGSNISPEDFAGKIRFRLDHTQLPKSYQLTALGDADWQLDSGWQELQRSTPSAAEAIQ from the coding sequence ATGATGGTTTTTATTACGCACTTTTTTCAAAAACGTAATTGGCAACATCTCGTTGCTACTTTGCTGCTGCTATGCACATTTTATGTGCATGCCGGCAGCATCAAAACCCTCAAGTCCGACGTTGAATTTAGCAGCAACAGAATTGAACTTTCTGCTCGTTATACCGTAGTGCTGTCACCAGAAATTGAAACCGCCCTCAAAAATGGCTTGTCTCTACCATTTACCTATGATTTTAAGCTCACACGACCTTTAATCTATTCTTGGTACCGTAGTATGGCGGATGGCTTCACCCCCAATGCCAGCATCACCTACCGTTTAAGCTATCAACCGCTCACTCGCCAGTATCGATTAAATACCAATGGCTTAAGCCGAAATTTTAATACCGCAGAAGAAGCCCTTCTTGCGTTGGCCATTCTAAAAAATTGGTCCGTATTGGATGGAAGCAATATTTCTCCGGAAGATTTTGCTGGAAAAATTCGTTTTCGCCTTGATCACACCCAATTACCAAAGTCATACCAACTGACCGCCTTAGGCGATGCGGATTGGCAACTTGATTCAGGCTGGCAAGAGTTACAACGCAGCACGCCAAGCGCAGCAGAGGCGATACAATGA
- a CDS encoding sensor histidine kinase has product MKKLLVFLGILGTLLLFLLASASGNASTLSEYYKLILTLNGILLLALAILVGSRLAQLLKRVKSKVFGSRLTIRMVLMFSLVAVLPGALVYTLSVQFLNRSVETWFDVRVDNALDRGLNLGRNAIDYQLNDLQRKANVIAWDIHDNSMSVLLERLSKLRDQTGVQEITLFDKNSQVHAHIGNEYAGLMPNLPDRKIISEAERSNYKAIESDAEHGLIMRVIVQLPGSELSNRVKLLQLIQPVPRQLAQDAELVEQVRSEYKQLSQSRAGLKLIFSLTLTMALTMALLGALALAIYLSDKLAAPLSVLAAGTRAVAQGDFTQQHPVISRDELGILTHSFNRMTRQLSDARDTLEQNQAEQAEAKAYVEAILGSLSAGVLSLDEDWHLQSANHSALRILGLDPNRIGTLPLSQWNEAYPSLTAFFAHTIHGFLSDDEIWQRQIELDAEKRVLLVRGTRLTQKIDGSEDLHGYVMVFDDITELLSAQRDAAWGEVARRLAHEIKNPLTPIQLSAERMEMKLVDKLDESGAEFLKRNTQTIVKQVAALKQMVDAFRDYARKPSGKKRPLDFMQLLKEILVLYEAAPIVCDFKEHGSLMVNGDPTHLRQVIHNLLQNAQDAIADAPEQRICLLVEKDEKWARLYIEDSGKGFPADLLPRVFEPYVTSKTKGTGLGLAIVKKIIEEHHGRVQVGNATGAYVRIELPLWEETTSG; this is encoded by the coding sequence ATGAAAAAGCTGCTCGTTTTCCTTGGCATCCTAGGAACGCTCCTACTCTTTTTACTCGCTTCTGCATCAGGTAATGCTTCGACACTCTCCGAGTATTACAAACTCATCCTCACACTCAATGGCATTTTACTATTAGCCCTTGCGATACTAGTAGGCTCTCGTCTTGCTCAACTATTGAAACGCGTCAAAAGCAAAGTTTTTGGGTCTCGTCTAACGATCCGTATGGTTTTGATGTTTTCCTTGGTGGCGGTTTTGCCAGGCGCCTTGGTCTACACGCTATCAGTGCAGTTTTTAAATCGTTCAGTCGAAACTTGGTTTGACGTTCGAGTTGATAATGCATTGGATCGTGGGCTAAATTTAGGCCGTAATGCCATCGACTACCAACTCAATGATCTCCAGCGCAAAGCGAATGTCATCGCTTGGGACATTCACGACAACAGCATGAGTGTGCTGCTAGAGCGACTTTCAAAACTACGCGACCAAACCGGCGTACAAGAAATCACACTCTTTGACAAAAATAGCCAAGTCCATGCCCATATTGGCAATGAGTATGCAGGTTTAATGCCAAACCTGCCGGATCGTAAAATCATTAGCGAAGCCGAGCGGAGTAACTACAAAGCCATCGAAAGCGATGCTGAGCATGGATTAATCATGCGGGTTATTGTTCAATTGCCAGGCAGCGAGCTCTCTAATCGAGTCAAATTACTCCAACTGATACAACCTGTACCGCGGCAACTAGCACAAGATGCCGAGTTAGTTGAACAAGTGAGAAGTGAATACAAGCAGCTGTCGCAATCAAGAGCAGGTTTAAAACTCATATTTAGCTTAACGCTGACTATGGCTCTGACAATGGCTCTTTTGGGCGCATTGGCGCTAGCCATTTACCTCTCGGACAAACTCGCTGCGCCACTATCCGTACTAGCGGCAGGAACGCGTGCCGTGGCACAAGGCGACTTTACTCAACAGCACCCCGTTATCAGCCGCGATGAGCTAGGGATTTTGACGCACTCATTTAATCGGATGACGCGCCAGCTTTCAGATGCGCGCGATACCTTGGAGCAGAACCAAGCCGAACAAGCAGAAGCCAAGGCTTATGTAGAAGCGATTTTAGGCTCGCTCTCTGCAGGGGTTTTGTCGCTCGATGAAGATTGGCACTTACAGTCGGCCAACCACAGTGCATTACGCATTTTAGGCTTAGACCCTAACCGAATCGGTACTTTACCGCTCTCGCAATGGAATGAAGCTTATCCGAGTCTAACGGCATTTTTTGCGCACACCATCCATGGTTTTTTATCCGATGATGAGATTTGGCAACGGCAAATTGAGCTGGATGCAGAAAAACGCGTTCTCTTGGTGCGTGGTACTCGGCTGACGCAAAAAATTGATGGCAGCGAAGATTTACATGGCTACGTCATGGTTTTTGATGACATCACTGAGTTACTATCCGCCCAACGGGATGCTGCATGGGGTGAAGTGGCGCGACGTCTAGCGCATGAAATTAAAAATCCACTCACACCGATTCAGCTCTCAGCAGAGCGGATGGAAATGAAATTAGTCGATAAACTCGATGAGTCAGGCGCCGAATTTCTAAAACGAAACACCCAAACGATTGTGAAGCAAGTCGCTGCACTTAAACAAATGGTCGACGCTTTCCGCGATTATGCGAGGAAACCATCAGGCAAAAAACGGCCGCTCGACTTTATGCAATTGTTAAAAGAGATTCTCGTCCTATACGAAGCAGCGCCGATCGTATGCGACTTTAAAGAACACGGATCATTGATGGTGAATGGTGATCCAACTCATTTGCGGCAGGTTATTCATAACTTGTTGCAAAATGCCCAAGATGCAATTGCCGATGCTCCAGAGCAAAGGATTTGCCTTTTGGTAGAAAAAGACGAAAAATGGGCGCGTCTTTATATTGAAGATAGCGGCAAAGGCTTTCCCGCTGATCTACTGCCCC